DNA sequence from the Alosa sapidissima isolate fAloSap1 chromosome 13, fAloSap1.pri, whole genome shotgun sequence genome:
CATGCAGTCAGACAGTTATGAGGGGATGACACCAGTAGCCAGCAAGATGATGAGAACAATGATGATCACCACAATGACACCAATGATGATCATCATCTTTATATTCTTCCACCAGTATTTTCGTGCAACCCGTGTTGATGTTTTCTGAAATGAATCTGCCTGCAAggagacaaaaaaacaacaaccccACAATGAACTCCACTTTCAAACAATTGAATACAAACAATTGTGTTCATTGTTAAAATGGACCTGTGTCTGTCCTGTTTGTCTAATGGAAATGCAATCCCACATGCACCAACATGCTTCACATGTGACTACTTTAAATTTAAAGTCATAAGGAATTTAGTTAACGTATCCAACAATTTCCGGCAATTAAATACTTACAGTTGCCTGTAGATCATCAGTCTTGTCGATCAAATCATCaagcctctctcccctctccaagACTTTGTTGATGTTGTCTTTGAGGATAACTTTGACATCATTGACTTGATCTTGCACCTGACTGACTTTGCTTGGAGAAGATGATGGCTGGGCACTGAAGTCAGCCTTAACAGGTTCAAACAATAATATATCACTTTATCAAACACGGGAAGCATCATATAGCCTCATATGTCAAATTTAGCTGTATAAACTGCTACTGCTACATCTTAATTCACCAAGGTCATTTGTTGACCACAATATCAACTGTATTCTTATTTGTCTCAATACTTCACTTATGAGGACTATGTTATTGATATAGGTGACCATGTACCTTGAAAATGTTTAACAAATGAAAACAATTCAATATAGGTAAACAAACAATATAGGTACTACCTATAAGTGTATCCAGTTCAATTCTGTACATCAAAATAATCCTATGTAGGTTAAGTAATCATGTTGTAAGCCTACTTCCTTATTGACTTACAACAAGTCCTCAATTCATACGGTCATAGAGATGTGATATTTTGATTAAGCTCATATACACTCATTTCCTGTTTGGGGGTATTCTTTCTCATGAATAACTATGCTACTGGAAGCTGATAATTTATAAAGCCAAACCacaacagttttttttacaCCACTTGATTGAgcattaaaaacaaaaggttCATAGGCTACTTACCATATCTGCTGCTGACACGGTCACAAACTATCCCtcaaaaatgtatattttgATATACGATTGATATCATTCCCTTCTGACAAATATTGGTAGGGTAAAGCCTGTTCCTGAATGTCTTCAAGAGTCTACATGAACCTGAATCAACAGTTACAAGTACTTCGGCTCTGTGGTAATCCGCCCTTCCCCTGCCGGGTTGCACATTAACCACAACAGTTCCTCTGGCGTTCACTGACTGGCTACCGGTGGGTCAGCCATCTTGACATGCGACTTACCATTTGCTTACAGAGCACCTGACTGAAGTCAGCGCTGAATTCGTATGGCTGGGCAAAGGCCACTCTTGTTATCAGAGGGCTGTTCACAAATGTCCTCTGGAGCTGTAGGGAAATAAAAGGGTGATGTCACTGATATGTAACTCTCCtgtttgctttgcatattttccGTCTAAATACACGGCCATGACAACACACATAACAAGGCACACTCAAAGGCTATTCTTCTTCTGATGTTACAGCATTGGTCTTAAGCAATTTTATGACACATCCTGGTCTTATTTTTATCGACAGTGATAAAGTGCGCATGGATCAGAGTAAGTTACTTTACTTATGGTTTTCACTTACATAAAACAACTTTTCTACAAATCAAGCAACAGCTAACTCCTTTATGAAAAACACCATAATTGTCATTTTGAATTCATCTTTAGGTATGACTTAGAGTTACAGATATGAAGTGTACAGCACAACATGATTTATGCGGTTGCTTTCAGTACAGTGGAAAACATTTGACCTGAACGCTTAGATTCTAAATGCCGTAGAAGCACAAATTACCTCATCAAGGAATTTATGAGCGTGCCTGGATTCAAAACTTGGTTCTGTGATGCAGATGTATGTAATCCCATCCTCTGACAGGACATGATACCTAAAgctgacatgtttttttttttttatcaaatatgacaaaaaataaaatatagaaaattaaacagatagatagatagatagatatttgtTATTCTGTTCATTAAAGGGAATTATACGGCCATATCCCCAGCCCATCTACCATGAAAGCAGTTCACTTGATTGTGGAAAAACATGTGTATTTAATAACAGGTCTCTGATTAAACAAAGATGAGAGAATTTGACAGGATGTGCCTGCTGACTAAAGGTGTGTCACAAAGGTTGTGGAGAAGACAGAAATGGGGCTATGTGTCTTCACAAAACATGTGTGTGCAGACACCTGTGTGGGTCGGCCTTGCtgtcaaaataaataatttgttattttgtttattgaCCACAAGGGGGTGCTACAATTCATAAAAAGGTATGACTTATATCTTCCCAACTTTGCATTTACTCTTGACATTGTCATTCATCCTTCATGAAGACAGTTACCATTCAgtaactaacattacatttactgTTCTAATTATTTCTACTGTTTAAAATGTGACGACAATGTGTTGACGCAACTATCATGCAATCCACTGTATAATCATGGGCACCCTGACCCACCCATATTTCCCAATTCGGACTCAAAACCAGGAAGAGGAGTAGGCTTAATCCTAAACAAAGCAACTTAAGATAACATCTTAAAGCAAAGCaccaagacagacacacaaagacagctgCTGTGCAGCTAACAGCAAATCTGTGGATGCTGAAGTGATGGAGCCTGTTATTACGGCAAGATAGATTCAAACTTGGATGGCGTCATCATAACATCTTACCCATCTATCAGGACAGATCTTCTATACAAAGGTCCAACTGTAAGTGGTCGGATTAGACTCAGTGCTTGATCCTGGGGGACGTAATATGTAGTCATAAAATCAATTATTTCATTTAGTTATTACAAAATATCAGTGTTTAATGGAAACGCATACCTTAAAATGTCCACCTGTAAGAGCCAGGTCAGTGAGAATGGTGGGGCCTCTGGTGATGCATGAGTATACAACAGGCATAGCTGATCAGGCAATTCTAAAATATTTTAAATGGGGGAAATCCATGTTTATGCCTAATTAACATTACTTCCTGGAGATACACCTGTGTTATAACATCCTGTGTTATGAGGACATCTCAATTGTATTCAAATGTTATGGTTGGCAGTCACAAATGCTGCAGAAAATAAACTGGTCTGATAGGATAAGGTAGGTTCTATGTTAGGCTATATGAATATGACTTTAAGGCATACTTGCAGGGTTTTATAAAACATGGATTTTCAAAGATATTTTCAAAGATATTTTATGGACTCAGATTTGACTCAGTTCAGCATTTGGAAGATCTGCAATGACCCATTAAACTGTGGCTTGGGAGTGGGGAGGGAGGACATACAGTAGCTTAAAAGTATGATGTTGACTATTTCCATGTTGAAAAAGCACAGTTCACGCACATCCAAAATTCATCCAGGTACAGGATCGAAGATACGTTTACAAGACAAAGTGAATTCACTTTGACTATTCCATGTTTTCACAAAATATGTGGGGCGAGCAAAGATATTCACTTTATCCCCAAAGACAATCATAACATTGCTTTGCGGGAATTCCAAATTACTAGAAGCTATATTGGCCTAGGAGTAGCCCTATTTGGGCAATTGAAGTTAGACGGATTCAGACAGCCTATGCGGACAAAGATCTGTTGTGATATTACACAAAACCACATACAATAAAAAGTAACCTATGGTTAacacatagatagataaatatggTAGGTTATACAGTAGGCTTGCTCTGTTGCTACCAACgttaacattaggctaccttTAAGTTGCTGATTGCTAACATTTGCGGGCTAACTTGAagctttcaaaaaaaaaaaaatcacgttACCTCAGTGGGAAATGTTCTATATGCATAGGGAACAGCTAAAAGGCTAAAGTTGATTTTGTTCCACTTCCAGCTAATTCACAATTTCATCCCTACACACCGACATACAGTCAGCAGTTAGGTTATTCAATAATTTGCAAACCGTTAGCTCAAACTAAACGACTGGAATGTTACGGCAACGCGAACTATGACCTGCCTGCTGTAATTTCTAGAGGGTGGGACGGGCAAAAGGCGGAGTTGACAAACTTGACCAGATCTTAATCTGTTCATATTACACCTTCCATCTTTGCGTCTGTTCTAAGTGAAAGTAGTCCCAGCATTTCTCTGTAAAGATGGATCACCAGGAGAACCGCAAATCCAAGGAGAAAACCTTCCTTTTCACATCTGAATCTGTGGGAGAGGGACACTCTGGTAAGTGAGTGCTGGTCACAAAGTTTCAATGAGCTGGAGGtttccagagaatgtctaataagagtccgtagacgggctctgaggTTTCATACAACTGTTGACCAGTTGCTTCTTTGTAGCCTGATGTTTTGCAGTTAACAGCTGAGGTG
Encoded proteins:
- the si:ch73-234b20.5 gene encoding vesicle-associated membrane protein 7 isoform X1 gives rise to the protein MPVVYSCITRGPTILTDLALTGGHFKDQALSLIRPLTVGPLYRRSVLIDGFRYHVLSEDGITYICITEPSFESRHAHKFLDELQRTFVNSPLITRVAFAQPYEFSADFSQVLCKQMADFSAQPSSSPSKVSQVQDQVNDVKVILKDNINKVLERGERLDDLIDKTDDLQATADSFQKTSTRVARKYWWKNIKMMIIIGVIVVIIIVLIILLATGVIPS
- the si:ch73-234b20.5 gene encoding vesicle-associated membrane protein 8 isoform X2, whose protein sequence is MADFSAQPSSSPSKVSQVQDQVNDVKVILKDNINKVLERGERLDDLIDKTDDLQATADSFQKTSTRVARKYWWKNIKMMIIIGVIVVIIIVLIILLATGVIPS